The following proteins are co-located in the Sandaracinaceae bacterium genome:
- a CDS encoding citrate synthase, giving the protein MTQDSSSAPDNQSLTITDNRTGKTYQVPITHDTIRAMDLRAIKVKDTDFGLMTYDPAYMNTASTRSRITFINGEQGILRYRGYPIEQLAEQSSFLECASLLLDGELPKRAALDAFTHQITMHTMVHENIREFIDAFRYDAHPMGILTSTVAALSTFYPDAKDLDDPAVRRLQILRIIAKMPTLAAYAYRHRRGLPYVYPDNDLSYSGNFLNMLFKMTEVKYRPNPVIEKALDVLFILHADHEQNCSTTAMRGVGSSHVDPYSALAASCAALYGPLHGGANEAVVRMLTEIGSVKNIASYVERAKAGEVRLMGFGHRVYKNYDPRAKVIKELAYEVFNEVGKNPLVDIAVELEKIALEDEYFVSRKLYPNVDFYSGLIYQSMGLPMDLFPVLFAIGRTPGWLAQWEEMLTDPEQKIARPRQVYLGEDRRDFVPMNDR; this is encoded by the coding sequence ATGACGCAGGATTCGTCGTCGGCCCCCGACAACCAGTCGCTCACCATCACCGACAACCGCACCGGCAAGACCTATCAGGTGCCCATCACGCACGACACCATCCGCGCGATGGACCTGCGCGCCATCAAGGTCAAGGACACCGACTTCGGGCTGATGACCTACGACCCGGCCTACATGAACACGGCGTCCACGCGCAGCCGGATCACGTTCATCAACGGCGAGCAGGGCATCCTGCGCTATCGCGGCTACCCCATCGAGCAGCTGGCCGAGCAGTCCTCCTTCCTCGAGTGCGCGAGTCTCTTGCTGGACGGTGAGCTGCCCAAGCGCGCGGCCCTCGATGCGTTCACGCACCAGATCACCATGCACACCATGGTGCACGAGAACATCCGTGAGTTCATCGACGCGTTCCGCTACGACGCGCACCCGATGGGCATCCTCACGAGCACGGTCGCGGCCCTCTCGACGTTCTACCCGGACGCCAAGGACCTCGACGATCCGGCCGTGCGGCGCCTACAGATCCTGCGCATCATCGCGAAGATGCCGACGCTCGCGGCGTACGCGTACCGGCACCGGCGTGGCCTGCCCTACGTCTACCCGGACAACGACCTGAGCTACTCGGGCAACTTCCTCAACATGCTCTTCAAGATGACCGAGGTGAAGTACCGCCCGAACCCGGTGATCGAGAAGGCGCTCGACGTGCTCTTCATCCTGCACGCCGACCACGAGCAGAACTGCTCCACCACCGCCATGCGCGGCGTGGGCTCGTCGCACGTCGATCCGTACTCGGCGCTGGCGGCCAGCTGCGCAGCGCTCTACGGGCCGCTGCACGGTGGCGCGAACGAGGCGGTGGTGCGCATGCTGACCGAGATCGGCAGCGTGAAGAACATCGCGTCCTACGTGGAGCGCGCCAAGGCCGGCGAGGTGCGCCTGATGGGCTTTGGTCACCGCGTCTACAAGAACTACGACCCGCGCGCCAAGGTCATCAAGGAGCTCGCGTACGAGGTGTTCAACGAGGTGGGCAAGAACCCGCTCGTCGACATCGCGGTGGAGCTCGAGAAGATCGCGCTCGAGGACGAGTACTTCGTGTCGCGCAAGCTCTACCCCAACGTGGACTTCTACTCGGGCCTCATCTACCAGAGCATGGGGCTGCCGATGGACCTCTTCCCCGTGCTCTTCGCCATCGGGCGCACGCCCGGCTGGCTGGCGCAGTGGGAAGAGATGCTCACCGACCCGGAGCAGAAGATCGCGCGCCCGCGCCAGGTGTACTTGGGCGAGGACCGCCGCGACTTCGTGCCGATGAACGACCGCTGA
- a CDS encoding tetratricopeptide repeat protein, whose amino-acid sequence MDERSKQILALGREHYEKREFDKAEHFLRQCLERDVRFADVLNMMGVIAHDRGQLEEAQQHFEEALRVNPNYTEAALNLSVTYNDVGRYDDAKRIYQAAMEHGEESPGKLDPFVMGKIANLHVETAQGYTDVGLISEAMHELRKALLLCPHFADVRVKLANLYQQQGDPAAAVHELKEAIKHRESYVPAHVALGVVQLGLGETAAARRAWARAVELDPGHKAAQMYLRMLDAQQSG is encoded by the coding sequence ATGGACGAACGCAGCAAGCAGATCCTGGCCCTCGGCCGCGAGCACTACGAGAAGCGTGAGTTCGACAAGGCCGAGCACTTCCTGCGTCAGTGTCTCGAGCGCGACGTGCGCTTCGCCGACGTGCTCAACATGATGGGCGTCATCGCGCATGACCGCGGGCAGCTCGAGGAGGCGCAGCAGCACTTCGAAGAGGCGCTGCGCGTGAACCCGAACTACACCGAGGCCGCGCTCAATCTGAGCGTCACGTACAACGACGTCGGGCGCTACGACGACGCGAAGCGCATCTATCAGGCCGCGATGGAGCACGGCGAGGAGTCGCCAGGCAAGCTCGACCCGTTCGTGATGGGCAAGATCGCGAACCTGCACGTCGAGACCGCGCAGGGCTACACCGACGTCGGGCTCATCTCGGAGGCCATGCACGAGCTGCGCAAGGCCCTCTTGTTGTGCCCGCACTTCGCGGACGTGCGCGTGAAGCTCGCGAACCTCTACCAGCAGCAGGGCGACCCAGCCGCGGCCGTGCACGAGCTGAAGGAGGCCATCAAGCACCGCGAGTCCTACGTGCCCGCGCACGTGGCGCTGGGCGTGGTGCAGCTCGGGCTCGGAGAGACCGCGGCCGCACGGCGCGCGTGGGCGCGCGCGGTGGAGCTCGACCCCGGTCACAAGGCCGCGCAGATGTACCTGCGCATGCTGGACGCGCAGCAGAGCGGCTGA
- a CDS encoding PhoH family protein encodes MTSTAAPLVPPTTVDVEVGEPELLLKLTGPNGAHLRSLGEEYRVTLGQRGTTLRIHGAADDVASMERTLVQLLDVLGDRNLSSLELARAARTLRTHPQVNLRRLFDDVVVSAQGRRAIAPKGLTQQLYLQAIRDHDVVFGLGPAGTGKTYLAMAMAVQALQEKRVKRIILTRPAVEAGEKLGFLPGDLAEKINPYLRPLYDALHDMMDPDKVLTLIERGTIEVAPLAFMRGRTLNASFVVLDEAQNTTSEQMKMFLTRLGFDSKAVITGDITQVDLPHSTRSGLRDAEHLLKNVEGIGFVRFNDADVVRHPLVQRIVRAYDERDARREAARQERQREDREQRAVHAHDEAEHVASAEGRGGRAELRGAGGDPGAPRS; translated from the coding sequence ATGACATCCACCGCAGCCCCCCTCGTGCCGCCCACCACCGTGGACGTCGAGGTCGGCGAGCCCGAGCTCCTGCTGAAGCTGACGGGCCCCAACGGCGCGCACCTGCGCAGCCTGGGCGAGGAGTACCGCGTCACCCTCGGGCAGCGCGGCACCACCCTTCGCATCCACGGCGCCGCGGACGACGTGGCGTCCATGGAGCGCACGCTGGTGCAGCTGTTGGACGTGCTGGGAGACCGCAACCTCTCCAGCCTCGAGCTGGCGCGCGCCGCGCGCACGCTGCGCACCCACCCGCAGGTCAACCTGCGTCGCCTGTTCGACGACGTCGTCGTGTCCGCGCAGGGCCGCCGCGCGATCGCGCCCAAGGGTCTGACGCAGCAGCTCTACCTGCAGGCCATCCGCGATCACGACGTGGTCTTCGGTCTCGGTCCTGCCGGCACGGGCAAGACGTACCTCGCCATGGCCATGGCCGTACAGGCACTGCAGGAGAAGCGCGTCAAGCGCATCATCCTCACGCGCCCCGCGGTCGAGGCGGGCGAGAAGCTGGGCTTCCTGCCGGGCGACCTGGCGGAGAAGATCAACCCGTACCTGCGGCCGCTGTACGACGCGCTGCACGACATGATGGACCCCGACAAGGTGCTGACGCTGATCGAGCGCGGCACCATCGAGGTGGCGCCGCTCGCGTTCATGCGCGGGCGCACGCTCAACGCCAGCTTCGTCGTGCTGGACGAGGCGCAGAACACCACGTCCGAGCAGATGAAGATGTTCCTCACGCGCCTCGGCTTCGACTCGAAGGCGGTCATCACGGGAGACATCACGCAGGTGGACCTCCCACACTCCACGCGCAGCGGCCTGCGTGACGCTGAGCACCTTCTGAAGAACGTCGAGGGCATCGGCTTCGTGCGCTTCAACGACGCTGACGTCGTGCGCCACCCGCTGGTGCAACGCATCGTGCGCGCATACGACGAGCGCGACGCGCGTCGCGAGGCCGCGCGCCAGGAGCGCCAGCGCGAGGACCGTGAGCAGCGCGCGGTCCACGCGCACGATGAGGCGGAGCACGTGGCGTCTGCAGAAGGGCGAGGAGGCCGCGCGGAGCTGCGAGGCGCCGGTGGCGACCCGGGAGCGCCTCGATCGTGA
- a CDS encoding (2Fe-2S)-binding protein, with product MATLRFEPASVTLELPVDAQHGLRVLDVCDDHAETQLPYSCRSANCGTCRVRVLTGAEHFAPPGEEELAVLDLFGNLPHERLACQLVMVTDGSATLEACEG from the coding sequence ATGGCCACGCTCCGCTTCGAGCCCGCTTCCGTGACCCTCGAGCTGCCCGTCGACGCGCAGCACGGGCTGCGCGTGCTCGACGTGTGCGACGATCACGCGGAGACACAGCTGCCCTACTCGTGTCGCTCGGCCAACTGCGGCACCTGCCGCGTGCGTGTGCTGACCGGCGCCGAACACTTCGCGCCGCCGGGCGAGGAGGAGCTGGCCGTGCTCGACCTCTTCGGCAACCTCCCGCACGAGCGGCTGGCGTGTCAGCTGGTGATGGTGACCGACGGGAGCGCCACCCTCGAGGCCTGCGAGGGATGA
- a CDS encoding bifunctional riboflavin kinase/FAD synthetase, giving the protein MILSDASPTVVTPGNHDGVHLGHRALISTARDLAARAGLATMGMCFDPHPTAVLAPDRAPVLLTPMTRRVELMRGAGCDDVAVLAFDHAFAQTSPEVFVQRVLVERCRARAVVVGPDFHFGRKRAGNVDTLRALGREHGFSVDVVRPVLFEGESVSSTRLRRLLAEEGDVASVARMLTRVHDVDGVVVQGDQRGRTIGFPTANLSLPEVQLPADGVYAVAVSIQGRPGERLLGVANLGKRPTFAAGRSVEVHLFDFDGDLYGRTLRVGFVARVRPEQRFSGVEALVAQIQLDCERARAALVATDEELLRWI; this is encoded by the coding sequence ATGATTCTCTCGGACGCTTCGCCCACGGTCGTGACCCCCGGCAACCACGACGGGGTGCACCTCGGACACCGTGCGCTCATCTCCACGGCCCGCGACCTCGCTGCGCGCGCGGGGCTCGCGACCATGGGCATGTGCTTCGACCCCCACCCCACCGCGGTGCTCGCCCCCGACCGGGCTCCCGTGCTGCTCACGCCCATGACGCGCCGTGTGGAGCTCATGCGCGGCGCGGGCTGCGACGACGTCGCGGTGCTCGCGTTCGACCACGCGTTCGCACAGACGTCCCCGGAGGTGTTCGTGCAGCGGGTCCTGGTGGAGCGCTGCCGCGCCCGCGCGGTGGTCGTTGGCCCCGACTTCCACTTCGGGCGCAAGCGGGCCGGCAACGTCGACACCCTCCGCGCGCTCGGGCGCGAGCACGGCTTCAGCGTCGACGTGGTTCGTCCGGTGCTCTTCGAGGGGGAGTCCGTGTCGTCCACCCGTCTGCGACGGCTCTTGGCCGAAGAAGGGGACGTGGCCTCGGTCGCACGCATGCTCACGCGCGTGCACGACGTCGACGGCGTGGTGGTGCAGGGCGACCAACGCGGACGCACCATCGGGTTTCCGACGGCGAACCTTTCGCTGCCGGAGGTGCAGCTGCCGGCCGACGGTGTGTACGCGGTGGCTGTCTCCATCCAGGGGCGGCCTGGTGAGCGTCTGCTCGGCGTGGCCAACCTGGGGAAGCGCCCGACCTTCGCCGCGGGCCGCTCCGTGGAGGTCCACCTCTTCGACTTCGACGGCGACCTCTACGGTCGGACGCTGCGCGTCGGCTTCGTCGCGCGGGTGCGCCCCGAGCAGCGGTTCTCGGGAGTGGAGGCGCTCGTGGCGCAGATCCAGCTGGACTGCGAGCGCGCGCGGGCGGCGCTGGTGGCCACAGACGAGGAGCTACTGCGGTGGATTTGA
- the cysK gene encoding cysteine synthase A, whose protein sequence is MTHRIYDGALDLVGMTPLVRLKRLSGHVGAQVCAKLESQNPGGSVKDRPALAMVEAEERAGRLGAGATLVEATSGNTGISLAMIAAVRGYQCIIVMPEDMSLARRNILASYGATVMLTSAEDGMAGAVEEAERIAAQTPNSFMPRQFENAANPDVHARTTAEEIWEATEGAIDAFVAGVGTGGTLTGIARVLKERRPSVRIVAVEPRASAVLSGGQPGLHGIQGLGAGFIPAVLDTDLIDDVVTVTDLAAERMAGRLAREEGLLTGPSAGANVHAALEVARRMDKGQRVVTILCDGGERYLC, encoded by the coding sequence ATGACCCACCGCATCTACGACGGCGCGCTCGATCTCGTTGGCATGACCCCCCTCGTGCGGCTCAAGCGGCTGAGCGGCCACGTGGGAGCCCAAGTGTGCGCCAAGCTGGAGTCCCAGAATCCTGGCGGCTCGGTGAAGGACAGGCCCGCGCTGGCCATGGTGGAGGCCGAGGAGCGCGCGGGGCGGCTCGGCGCTGGAGCGACCCTGGTGGAGGCGACCAGCGGCAACACGGGCATCAGCCTGGCCATGATCGCGGCGGTGCGCGGCTACCAGTGCATCATCGTGATGCCCGAGGACATGAGCCTCGCGCGCCGCAACATCCTGGCCTCGTATGGGGCCACGGTCATGCTGACGTCCGCGGAAGACGGCATGGCGGGCGCCGTCGAGGAAGCCGAGCGCATCGCGGCCCAGACGCCCAACTCGTTCATGCCCCGGCAGTTCGAGAACGCGGCCAACCCGGACGTGCACGCGCGCACCACCGCCGAAGAGATCTGGGAGGCCACCGAGGGCGCCATCGACGCGTTCGTGGCGGGCGTGGGCACGGGCGGAACCCTCACCGGCATCGCGCGCGTGCTGAAGGAGCGCCGTCCGTCCGTGCGCATCGTCGCCGTGGAGCCACGCGCCAGCGCGGTGCTCTCGGGCGGGCAGCCGGGCCTGCACGGCATCCAGGGGCTCGGCGCTGGCTTCATCCCGGCCGTGCTGGACACGGACCTGATCGACGACGTGGTGACCGTCACGGACCTCGCCGCGGAGCGCATGGCAGGCCGCCTGGCGCGCGAAGAGGGCCTGCTCACGGGGCCGTCCGCAGGTGCCAACGTGCATGCCGCGCTGGAGGTCGCGCGCCGCATGGACAAGGGGCAGCGCGTGGTCACCATCCTGTGCGACGGAGGCGAGCGCTACCTCTGCTGA
- the bamD gene encoding outer membrane protein assembly factor BamD translates to MRSARRPSPFLALGALALLTACSTTTTASTHVTLAGEEAAEGADGEGRDARSRYNVALAEFRDGNCLSAEPKFAAIRTEFRFTRFAPLAELRIADCKFEQKQYAEAIAGFREFIRFRPSHVEVVYARYRIAESYYAQIPADWFLVPPSWERDQGSTREALSQLRRFILDFPEDTRVPEARRMEQRCLALLAEHELYAAEFYRSRRAYRATIARVQTLLATYHGSGVEPRALLLLGRTFLDTREPERARQAFEELVASYPESEQAAAARDELRDL, encoded by the coding sequence CGGCGCGCTCGCGCTGCTCACGGCGTGTAGCACCACGACGACGGCGTCCACCCACGTCACGCTCGCCGGCGAAGAAGCCGCGGAGGGCGCCGACGGCGAAGGGCGCGACGCGCGTAGCCGATACAACGTCGCGTTGGCCGAGTTCCGCGACGGCAACTGCCTGTCGGCGGAGCCGAAGTTCGCCGCCATCCGCACCGAGTTTCGGTTCACGCGCTTCGCCCCGCTCGCAGAGCTGCGCATCGCAGACTGCAAGTTCGAGCAGAAGCAGTACGCCGAGGCCATCGCGGGGTTCCGAGAGTTCATCCGTTTCCGCCCCTCCCACGTGGAGGTGGTCTACGCGCGCTACCGCATCGCCGAGAGCTACTACGCGCAGATCCCGGCGGACTGGTTCCTGGTGCCGCCCTCCTGGGAGCGCGACCAAGGGTCCACGCGCGAGGCGCTGAGCCAGCTGCGGCGCTTCATCCTGGACTTCCCCGAGGACACCCGCGTCCCAGAAGCCCGGCGCATGGAGCAGCGCTGCCTCGCGCTGCTGGCCGAGCACGAGCTCTACGCGGCCGAGTTCTACCGCTCGCGGCGCGCCTACCGCGCCACCATCGCGCGCGTCCAGACGCTGCTCGCCACCTACCACGGCAGCGGGGTCGAACCACGCGCGCTGTTGCTGCTGGGGCGCACCTTCCTGGACACCCGCGAGCCGGAGCGCGCGCGGCAGGCCTTCGAGGAGCTGGTCGCGAGCTATCCGGAGTCGGAGCAGGCGGCCGCCGCGCGGGACGAGCTGCGCGATCTGTGA
- a CDS encoding HNH endonuclease: protein MCDALSAGDEANAEHTLTEGYPRMPAERGKRSYSERESLKLFLRDGFIDRYGGARLVNPGVLRLLSVLLPDAFPAHPNWKMSESHQGFWELFPTVDHVVPIARGGTDDESNWMTCSMLRNSAKAHWTLDELGWHVVPSGDLATWDGLTSWFVRFVSPAMETSGDTALAARLSSAGRSGEYIRRWWRASRDVAPHTLR from the coding sequence GTGTGCGACGCGCTCAGCGCGGGCGACGAGGCCAACGCTGAGCACACGCTGACCGAGGGGTACCCGCGTATGCCTGCCGAGCGCGGCAAGCGCAGCTACTCGGAGCGCGAGTCGTTGAAGCTCTTCCTGCGCGACGGCTTCATCGACCGATACGGCGGCGCGCGGTTGGTGAACCCAGGCGTGCTCCGGCTGCTCTCCGTGCTGTTGCCCGACGCGTTCCCCGCCCATCCGAACTGGAAGATGTCGGAGTCTCACCAGGGGTTCTGGGAGCTCTTCCCCACCGTCGACCACGTCGTCCCCATCGCCCGAGGAGGCACCGACGACGAATCGAACTGGATGACCTGTTCCATGCTGCGCAATTCCGCGAAGGCACATTGGACCCTCGACGAACTCGGTTGGCATGTGGTCCCATCTGGAGACCTCGCGACGTGGGACGGCCTGACCTCATGGTTCGTACGCTTCGTATCGCCAGCGATGGAGACGAGTGGCGACACAGCTCTAGCCGCTCGATTGTCTTCGGCGGGGCGGTCGGGCGAGTACATTCGACGGTGGTGGCGCGCGAGCCGCGACGTGGCGCCACACACCCTCCGCTGA
- a CDS encoding PDZ domain-containing protein, which produces MGVCVAALGCSPTRAPAMLLDVDEVEPETLEPGSTLRITGRGFPVARDAQVLLTGELARPGDTALGVEHVLRGFAQSDALIEVPLRERDLRDLGGRGTFSGTITVTFSGVASRRAVSGRLADVELDFRSSTDTGLQLALERGERAEAALDELGLAPADEQPTSGGLRVGEVRPDSPAARATLMPGDVIVRFDGVRVLELSDLAPRPGALRVTLEVERPGVSHASTLHMPLRGPPEGQQGRVLVLLILLGLLIVFAASIPATSGPLTHFARDAVNVQAPHAIDWLLGYAPGTRVNTSRRALFTSRALALLAVSGAFAGMAVAGRVYDRLLDTGALTGLALMLRLAIQVFGPRSSTRRPLLGSAFVLRGAPMALSVFAVLVLGGTNQLRGLQVVQGGALWDFMVFRHPIAFLLFPVFAVAALGGPSAAISDPHTPPFVAAAARAHLLVVACLGSVVFLGGWHPISFGGAVTGAGAASLGIAFFVLKCWALMLLGLRLRIQSGAVGDRAPAFLLPAAFSGLVAACAWIALGVPVDVEALSGPVLLATSVLVVFVTVLRRHQATGSNDVYLHPFL; this is translated from the coding sequence GTGGGCGTGTGCGTCGCTGCGTTGGGCTGCTCGCCGACGCGCGCTCCCGCCATGCTGCTGGACGTGGACGAGGTGGAGCCGGAGACGCTCGAGCCGGGCTCGACGCTCCGCATCACCGGCCGCGGGTTCCCCGTGGCGCGGGATGCGCAGGTCTTGCTGACCGGTGAGCTCGCCCGCCCGGGCGACACCGCCCTCGGCGTGGAGCACGTCTTGCGCGGCTTCGCCCAGTCCGATGCGTTGATCGAGGTGCCTCTGCGCGAACGAGACCTGCGCGACCTGGGTGGACGGGGCACGTTCTCCGGGACCATCACGGTGACCTTCTCGGGGGTCGCCTCCCGCCGAGCGGTGAGCGGTCGGCTCGCCGACGTGGAGCTGGACTTCCGCTCCAGCACCGACACGGGACTGCAGCTGGCCCTGGAGCGCGGCGAGAGAGCCGAGGCCGCACTGGACGAGCTCGGCCTCGCTCCTGCCGACGAGCAGCCGACGAGCGGTGGCTTGCGCGTTGGCGAGGTGCGCCCGGACAGCCCGGCGGCGCGCGCCACGCTGATGCCCGGCGATGTCATCGTCCGGTTCGACGGGGTGCGGGTGCTCGAGCTCAGCGACCTGGCGCCGCGACCCGGCGCGCTGCGCGTCACGCTGGAGGTCGAGCGGCCCGGGGTGAGCCACGCGTCGACGCTGCACATGCCGCTGCGGGGACCACCGGAGGGACAGCAGGGGCGCGTGCTGGTGCTGCTGATCTTGCTCGGACTGCTCATCGTCTTCGCTGCCAGCATCCCGGCGACGTCGGGACCCTTGACCCACTTCGCCCGCGACGCAGTGAATGTGCAGGCCCCGCACGCGATCGACTGGCTGCTCGGATACGCGCCCGGCACGCGCGTCAACACCTCTCGTCGCGCGCTCTTCACCTCACGCGCCTTGGCGCTGCTGGCGGTGAGCGGTGCCTTCGCCGGCATGGCGGTCGCCGGGCGCGTCTACGATCGGCTGCTGGACACCGGGGCGCTGACGGGCCTGGCCCTGATGCTGCGCCTTGCGATCCAGGTCTTCGGGCCGCGCTCGTCCACACGCCGCCCCCTGTTGGGGTCTGCGTTCGTGCTACGTGGCGCGCCCATGGCGCTCAGCGTCTTCGCGGTCCTCGTCTTGGGCGGTACGAACCAGCTGCGCGGCCTGCAGGTGGTGCAGGGGGGTGCCCTGTGGGACTTCATGGTCTTCCGCCATCCCATCGCGTTCCTGCTGTTCCCCGTGTTCGCGGTCGCGGCCCTGGGGGGTCCCAGCGCCGCCATCTCGGACCCCCACACGCCCCCGTTCGTCGCTGCCGCGGCGCGGGCGCACCTGCTGGTGGTCGCGTGCCTCGGGTCGGTGGTGTTCCTGGGAGGCTGGCACCCCATCTCGTTCGGCGGCGCGGTGACGGGAGCGGGCGCGGCCTCGCTGGGGATTGCGTTCTTCGTGCTCAAGTGCTGGGCGCTCATGTTGCTGGGTCTTCGCCTGCGGATCCAGAGCGGCGCCGTCGGCGACCGCGCGCCAGCGTTCTTGCTGCCCGCCGCCTTCTCGGGCCTCGTGGCTGCGTGCGCGTGGATCGCACTGGGTGTCCCGGTCGACGTGGAGGCCCTGAGCGGCCCCGTCCTGCTCGCCACCAGCGTGCTGGTGGTGTTCGTCACGGTCCTGCGGCGTCATCAGGCCACGGGGAGCAACGACGTGTACCTGCACCCATTCCTGTGA
- a CDS encoding HAD-IG family 5'-nucleotidase — MSPPPDVRSDASQAPRPEGPAAQLALPLPELNLLPASVRLPVLERRIFCNRNLRLDRIEVVGFDMDFTLAHYRREALGALIIELAIERLVDRGYPDSFRALPVDHTFPIRGLLVDLRLGNLLKMDRYKYVKRAFHGRVELSREERRVAYHTRRLRPSSGRYVWVDTLHALPEVSLFAAAVDAVDKGHAGPGSPRRDYASLYRDIRAAVDAVTRDGTLHKRIVREPADFLDPDPQLASALERLRGAGKRLFLLTDTDAAYTEAVMNHLLGSSADFPSYHRYFDWIVTDARKPAFFTGQSPFREVLAGGVLGPPVDALQRGHVYAGGNLAGFERAIEVAEDRVLYVGDHIHGDVLRAKKESAWRTMMVIQEMDAELLTLAKVGPWAERLAEQTAQREGLLDAIREHQARIKTLEQQLAELPEDVAAPELAANRARLRKSADKLRARLRGLELDQDDLEARIAQEFHPGWGSLFKEGTELSSFGHQVEVFACLYTSRVSNLAAYSPTHYFRSPRDLMPHELSP; from the coding sequence ATGTCGCCGCCCCCCGACGTTCGCTCCGACGCCAGCCAGGCGCCTCGCCCCGAAGGGCCTGCGGCGCAGCTCGCGCTCCCTCTGCCGGAGCTGAACTTGCTGCCGGCCTCGGTGCGTCTGCCCGTCCTCGAGAGGCGCATCTTCTGCAACCGCAACCTGCGTCTGGACCGCATCGAGGTGGTCGGCTTCGACATGGACTTCACGCTGGCGCACTACCGGCGTGAGGCGCTCGGCGCCCTGATCATCGAGCTGGCCATCGAGCGCCTTGTGGACCGCGGCTACCCCGACAGCTTCCGGGCGCTCCCGGTGGACCACACGTTCCCGATCCGCGGCCTGCTCGTGGACCTGCGCCTCGGCAATCTGCTCAAGATGGACCGCTACAAGTACGTCAAGAGGGCGTTCCACGGGCGGGTGGAGCTCAGCCGGGAAGAGCGGCGCGTGGCGTACCACACGCGACGCCTGCGTCCTTCCTCGGGCCGCTACGTGTGGGTGGACACGCTGCATGCCCTCCCGGAGGTGAGCCTCTTCGCCGCCGCCGTGGACGCGGTGGACAAGGGCCACGCCGGGCCGGGTAGCCCACGTCGGGACTACGCCAGCCTCTACCGGGACATCCGCGCGGCCGTGGACGCCGTGACCCGCGATGGGACGCTCCACAAGCGCATCGTCCGAGAACCGGCGGACTTCCTCGACCCCGACCCGCAGCTCGCGTCCGCGCTGGAGCGCTTGCGGGGCGCCGGAAAGCGGCTCTTCCTGCTGACCGACACGGACGCCGCGTACACCGAGGCGGTCATGAACCACCTGTTGGGGAGCTCGGCCGACTTCCCCAGCTACCACCGCTACTTCGACTGGATCGTGACCGATGCGCGCAAGCCCGCGTTCTTCACGGGACAGTCGCCCTTTCGCGAGGTGCTCGCTGGCGGAGTGCTCGGGCCGCCCGTCGACGCGTTGCAGCGCGGGCACGTCTACGCCGGGGGCAACCTGGCAGGGTTCGAGCGCGCCATCGAGGTGGCCGAGGACCGCGTGCTGTACGTCGGGGATCACATCCACGGCGACGTCCTGCGCGCCAAGAAGGAGAGCGCCTGGCGCACCATGATGGTCATCCAGGAGATGGACGCCGAGCTGCTCACGCTGGCCAAGGTGGGGCCCTGGGCGGAGCGCCTGGCCGAGCAGACGGCGCAACGCGAGGGGCTGTTGGACGCCATCCGCGAGCACCAGGCGCGCATCAAGACGCTGGAGCAGCAGCTGGCCGAGCTGCCCGAGGACGTGGCCGCGCCCGAGCTCGCCGCCAACCGTGCTCGCCTGCGCAAGTCCGCCGACAAGCTGCGCGCCCGCCTGCGCGGGCTCGAGCTGGACCAGGACGACCTCGAGGCGCGCATCGCCCAGGAGTTCCACCCGGGCTGGGGCTCACTCTTCAAGGAGGGCACGGAGCTGTCCAGCTTCGGGCACCAGGTGGAGGTCTTCGCCTGTCTCTACACGTCGCGCGTGTCCAACCTGGCCGCCTATTCCCCCACGCACTACTTCCGTAGTCCGCGTGATCTGATGCCTCACGAACTCTCGCCTTGA